One Camelina sativa cultivar DH55 chromosome 3, Cs, whole genome shotgun sequence genomic window carries:
- the LOC104762944 gene encoding putative FBD-associated F-box protein At1g05080 yields MAEAKVEETVCEDRISVLPDDLLVMILDLLPTKDAVATMFLSKRWLSTWTMVTTLEYKDIDCESKKSVWWFLNKSLQLHKAPLIYSLHMELGPQCPTTDDVDIGKWVAKAVDCLVINLYIKLLWSAGPTSLHKSLYSCEYLADLTLSDQILVNVPSSSAYLPSLTDLELNRVVYKDEDSLVSLLSSCPVLEVLSVTRREDDNVKKFTVKVPTLWDLWYANYSSGSSSNDVVDHTDRSLVVDAPAMTSCRITDYSGDSHSIEDMPCLRDANIFVKSCYQDEKFLTSFSSVSSLYLYLSDAMVKCCTTINFSRLIKLSIFPFGRDWLTPLLLLLENAPKLKELLVDDVRIITILLYIYRPKHIPFAWNQPSPVPGCLSSQLEIFEWRAYGDRLEEEEFLTYILANSMRLKTATISLRLDLEDQELIIEELQDLPRVSPTSHLLFK; encoded by the exons ATGGCAGAAGCCAAAGTTGAAGAGACCGTATGTGAAGATAGGATCAGTGTTTTACCCGATGATTTGCTCGTAATGATATTGGATCTTCTCCCGACAAAAGACGCAGTAGCCACCATGTTTCTGTCGAAACGATGGCTTTCTACCTGGACGATGGTAACTACACTCGAGTATAAAGACATCGACTGTGAAAGCAAGAAAAGCGTTTGGTGGTTTCTTAACAAGTCATTGCAACTCCACAAGGCACCTTTAATATACAGCTTGCATATGGAACTTGGTCCACAGTGCCCTACTACTGACGATGTTGATATCGGAAAGTGGGTTGCAAAAGCTGTTGACTGCTTGGTGATTAACCTATATATCAAGCTCCTCTGGTCCGCTGGTCCAACCAGCTTGCACAAGAGCCTTTACTCTTGCGAATATCTGGCTGACCTGACTCTCTCCGACCAGATTCTCGTGaatgttccttcttcttccgcCTACCTCCCATCCCTCACAGACCTCGAACTAAACCGTGTCGTGTATAAAGACGAGGATTCTCTCGTTAGCTTGTTATCGAGCTGCCCTGTTCTAGAAGTCTTGTCAGTGACACGGAGAGAAGATGACAATGTCAAAAAGTTTACGGTCAAAGTGCCTACTTTATGGGACTTGTGGTATGCTAATTATTCCTCTGGCAGCAGCAGCAATGATGTAGTAGACCATACCGATAGGTCTTTGGTTGTAGATGCTCCTGCAATGACCAGCTGTCGAATCACTGATTATTCAGGAGACTCTCACTCCATCGAGGATATGCCCTGTCTCCGGGATGCAAATATCTTCGTTAAGTCTTGTTATCAGGATGAAAAATTTctaacttctttttcttcagtcTCGTCTCTTTATCTGTACTTGTCTGATGCAATG GTTAAGTGTTGTACTACCATCAACTTCTCTCGACTCATAAAGTTAAGCATATTTCCATTTGGACGAGACTGGTTAACACCACTCCTACTTTTGCTTGAAAATGCTCCAAAACTAAAAGAGCTTTTGGTAGATGATGTACGTATAATCACCATCCTCCTTT ATATCTATAGGCCCAAGCATATCCCATTTGCATGGAACCAACCAAGTCCTGTTCCCGGATGCTTGTCATCACAGCTTGAGATATTCGAGTGGAGAGCTTATGGGGATAGATTAGAAGAGGAAGAATTCTTGACATACATTTTAGCCAACTCTATGCGTTTAAAAACGGCAACAATCTCTTTGAGGTTGGATCTTGAAGACCAAGAGTTGATCATCGAGGAGTTACAAGATCTTCCTAGGGTTTCACCAACATCTCACCTTTTGTTCAAATGA